A genomic region of Leptotrichia massiliensis contains the following coding sequences:
- a CDS encoding ethanolamine utilization protein, which produces MDTQNLIEVLAREVLKEIAKRENEKSSKNHEVISKKSVVTAFLGNDEILKDELKNETSFMDNVKLDSTWEDVRQNENKKVLVVSTLGINDLIDLSQGRKSIMTEFLFNDSQVILVEEGLEYKKYTKPAALINLYDEYLEKVKEFGIKVVKRTEVKNIFCAKEKVYLKGLITESRLRKLGLKNQMLEVDAKSKVTSLAMDYIKENSIELYYERGQ; this is translated from the coding sequence ATGGATACTCAAAATTTGATAGAAGTGCTTGCAAGGGAAGTGTTAAAGGAAATTGCAAAAAGGGAAAATGAAAAATCATCTAAAAATCATGAGGTAATTTCTAAAAAATCTGTAGTAACAGCTTTTTTGGGAAATGATGAGATTTTGAAGGATGAACTTAAAAATGAAACATCATTTATGGATAATGTAAAGCTAGACAGCACATGGGAAGACGTTAGACAAAATGAAAATAAAAAAGTACTTGTAGTATCAACTCTTGGAATAAATGATTTAATAGATCTTTCACAAGGTAGAAAAAGTATTATGACAGAGTTTCTTTTTAATGATTCACAAGTTATTCTTGTAGAAGAAGGTTTGGAATATAAAAAATATACTAAGCCTGCTGCGTTAATTAATCTTTACGACGAATATCTTGAGAAAGTAAAGGAATTTGGAATAAAGGTTGTGAAAAGAACAGAAGTTAAAAATATTTTTTGTGCAAAAGAAAAGGTTTATTTGAAGGGATTGATAACAGAAAGCAGACTTAGAAAGCTAGGATTAAAAAATCAGATGCTTGAAGTTGATGCAAAATCTAAAGTAACTTCCCTTGCAATGGATTATATAAAAGAAAATAGTATTGAATTATACTATGAAAGAGGACAATAG
- a CDS encoding acetaldehyde dehydrogenase (acetylating), with product MDKDLQSIQEVRDLLNSASKAFEEYSQFSQAQIDEIVKEIAEEAQKHEVELAKLANEETGFGRWEDKVLKNRLASVGVYETLKDQKTKGIICEDKENGITEIGVPMGIIAALIPSTNPTSTTIYKIMISLKAGNAVIVSPHPNAKDCIIKTAEYLIRAAERKGAPKGLIGVIKTPTLQATQELMKHKKTSLILATGGEAMVRAAYSSGTPAIGVGPGNGPSFIERSADIRKAVKRIIDSKTFDNGVICASEQSIVTEEVIKHQVVDELKRQGAYFLNKDEREKVGKILMRANNTMNPKIVGKTALYIAAMAGITVPTTTKVLISEETEVSHLNPYSREKLCPVLGFYTEETWEKACEKCIEILQNEGIGHTMSMHTNNENIVREFSLKKPVSRLLVNTPAALGGVGATTNLIPAFTLGCGTVGGSATSDNIGPLNLINIRRVAYGTKELEALKNEDACACTDSCGLNNNENDIENIIRQVLEGIYKK from the coding sequence ATGGACAAAGATTTACAATCAATACAGGAAGTAAGAGATTTATTAAATAGTGCAAGTAAAGCATTTGAAGAATACAGTCAGTTCTCACAAGCTCAAATTGATGAAATAGTAAAGGAAATAGCTGAAGAAGCTCAAAAGCATGAAGTGGAACTGGCAAAATTAGCTAACGAAGAAACAGGATTTGGACGTTGGGAAGATAAGGTACTAAAAAATAGATTGGCATCAGTTGGTGTATATGAAACTTTGAAAGATCAGAAGACAAAAGGAATAATTTGTGAAGACAAAGAAAATGGAATAACTGAAATAGGAGTTCCAATGGGTATAATCGCGGCTTTAATTCCATCAACAAACCCAACTTCAACAACAATATATAAAATAATGATTTCATTAAAAGCAGGAAACGCAGTAATTGTAAGCCCACACCCAAATGCGAAGGACTGTATAATAAAAACTGCGGAATACTTAATAAGAGCTGCAGAAAGAAAAGGAGCTCCAAAAGGATTAATTGGAGTTATAAAGACTCCTACATTACAAGCAACGCAAGAGCTTATGAAACATAAAAAGACTTCATTGATTTTGGCGACAGGTGGAGAAGCTATGGTAAGAGCTGCTTACAGTTCTGGAACGCCTGCTATAGGAGTAGGACCTGGAAATGGACCTTCATTTATTGAAAGAAGTGCAGACATTAGAAAAGCAGTTAAACGAATAATAGACAGTAAGACTTTTGACAATGGGGTAATCTGTGCGTCAGAACAGTCAATTGTTACAGAAGAAGTAATAAAACATCAAGTTGTTGATGAATTGAAACGACAAGGTGCATATTTCTTGAATAAAGATGAAAGAGAAAAAGTTGGAAAAATTCTAATGAGAGCTAACAACACAATGAATCCGAAAATAGTAGGGAAAACAGCTTTGTATATAGCTGCAATGGCTGGAATAACAGTTCCAACAACTACAAAAGTTCTAATTTCGGAAGAAACAGAAGTTTCTCACTTGAATCCTTATTCAAGAGAAAAATTATGTCCTGTATTAGGATTTTATACAGAAGAAACTTGGGAAAAAGCATGTGAAAAATGTATAGAAATTCTTCAAAATGAAGGAATTGGGCACACAATGTCAATGCATACAAACAACGAAAATATCGTAAGAGAATTTTCATTGAAAAAACCAGTTTCAAGATTACTTGTAAATACACCTGCGGCACTTGGAGGAGTTGGAGCAACAACTAACCTTATACCTGCATTCACATTAGGATGTGGAACAGTTGGAGGAAGTGCAACTTCTGACAATATAGGACCTTTAAATCTAATAAATATTAGAAGAGTAGCTTATGGTACAAAAGAACTGGAAGCATTGAAAAATGAAGATGCTTGTGCTTGTACAGATTCATGTGGACTAAATAATAATGAAAATGATATAGAAAATATCATAAGACAAGTATTGGAAGGAATTTATAAAAAATAG
- a CDS encoding BMC domain-containing protein, translating into MATLNALGMIETKGLVAAIEAADAMVKAANVTLIGKEHVGGGLVTVLVRGDVGAVKAATDAGAAAAERVGELISIHVIPRPHAEVETILPKGRE; encoded by the coding sequence ATGGCAACATTAAATGCATTAGGAATGATAGAAACAAAAGGATTAGTAGCTGCAATAGAAGCTGCAGATGCAATGGTAAAAGCAGCAAATGTTACATTGATCGGTAAAGAGCATGTAGGTGGAGGATTAGTGACAGTGCTTGTAAGAGGAGATGTAGGAGCTGTTAAGGCTGCTACAGATGCAGGAGCTGCTGCTGCAGAGAGAGTTGGAGAATTGATTTCAATTCATGTAATTCCACGTCCACATGCGGAAGTAGAAACTATTTTGCCAAAAGGAAGAGAATAG
- a CDS encoding BMC domain-containing protein, giving the protein MATLNALGMIETKGLVAAVEAADAMVKAANVTLIGKEHVGGGLVTVLVRGDVGAVKAATDAGAAAAERVGELISIHVIPRPHTEIEAILPKARIVEGE; this is encoded by the coding sequence ATGGCAACATTAAATGCATTAGGAATGATTGAAACTAAAGGATTAGTAGCGGCAGTAGAAGCTGCAGATGCAATGGTAAAAGCTGCAAATGTTACATTAATTGGAAAAGAACACGTAGGTGGAGGATTAGTAACAGTATTGGTAAGAGGAGATGTAGGAGCTGTTAAGGCTGCAACAGATGCAGGAGCTGCAGCAGCAGAAAGAGTTGGAGAATTAATTTCAATTCATGTGATCCCACGTCCTCATACTGAAATTGAGGCTATATTGCCAAAAGCAAGAATAGTTGAGGGTGAATAA
- a CDS encoding ATP--cob(I)alamin adenosyltransferase, producing the protein MPVITEGMLRKLDKEGQLEKVQITEKDILTPSAREFLNVKKIDFRIKKSQEQVVNNGSDDVNKVKDSPANTSEEKVVKKREYRDYVTGAIYDKKPEFMTQLFGDNLVVKNHKRIILRGKFDILQAEIIKYWKKYEKNKKLESDFAQTYRFVRDLFISEMTDTPFQERDVLGYDIDTLKDITHNTIKYYKTGHLFEINIDFDESVIDINYLRALSRECELSAVDAFYKEGKVERLDMLKALNRLSSILYLMMLKANNGDYKS; encoded by the coding sequence ATGCCTGTTATAACAGAAGGAATGCTTAGAAAATTAGATAAGGAAGGGCAGCTTGAAAAAGTACAAATAACTGAAAAAGACATTCTCACACCATCAGCAAGAGAGTTTTTAAATGTAAAAAAAATTGATTTTAGAATCAAAAAATCACAGGAGCAAGTTGTAAATAATGGATCAGATGATGTAAACAAAGTTAAAGACTCTCCCGCTAATACTTCCGAAGAAAAAGTTGTCAAAAAGAGAGAATACAGAGATTATGTGACAGGGGCTATTTATGATAAAAAGCCTGAATTCATGACTCAGCTTTTTGGGGACAATTTAGTTGTAAAAAATCATAAAAGAATCATTTTAAGAGGGAAATTTGATATTTTACAAGCTGAAATAATAAAATATTGGAAAAAGTATGAAAAAAACAAGAAGCTGGAAAGCGACTTTGCACAGACATATAGATTTGTACGGGACTTATTTATAAGCGAAATGACCGATACACCATTTCAGGAAAGAGATGTTCTTGGATACGATATTGACACATTAAAGGATATAACTCACAATACAATAAAATATTATAAAACAGGACATTTGTTTGAAATAAATATAGATTTTGATGAATCGGTTATTGATATAAATTATTTGAGAGCTTTGTCAAGGGAATGTGAGCTTTCCGCAGTAGACGCTTTTTACAAGGAAGGAAAAGTGGAAAGGCTGGATATGCTAAAAGCATTAAATCGTTTGAGCAGTATATTGTACTTGATGATGTTAAAAGCGAATAACGGAGATTATAAATCATAA
- a CDS encoding BMC domain-containing protein, which translates to MDSYGYVETRGLVTAIEAADAALKAANVTLTNCYYVKGGIVTIEVMGDVAAVNAAVDAASESAKRLGNFLSSNVIARVASETKKILISDIGKKSDKQTETVQNDEKIIEELDNENEKIEVEIVPEEVVEQAVDENSDIQNENQVTEEQSEDITEKIETEEKPEEVIQEITENEEAQQQNDIIQENEEVSVTETLKKKDEETKEEIKKAKKHYQDMKVADLKTKVNSLKLGYTWNQIKTMPKKKLIEILIKNNQEE; encoded by the coding sequence ATGGATTCATACGGATATGTGGAGACACGGGGGCTTGTAACGGCAATAGAAGCTGCAGATGCCGCCTTGAAGGCAGCTAATGTAACACTTACAAACTGCTATTATGTAAAAGGTGGAATTGTAACCATTGAGGTTATGGGAGATGTAGCTGCTGTAAATGCCGCTGTGGATGCCGCAAGTGAAAGTGCCAAAAGGCTTGGAAATTTCCTGAGCAGTAACGTTATTGCAAGAGTGGCTTCTGAAACAAAGAAAATTCTGATAAGTGATATTGGGAAAAAATCTGATAAACAAACTGAAACTGTGCAAAATGATGAAAAAATTATTGAAGAATTAGACAATGAAAATGAAAAAATCGAAGTTGAAATAGTTCCAGAAGAAGTGGTTGAGCAGGCAGTAGATGAAAATTCAGATATTCAAAATGAAAATCAAGTGACTGAAGAGCAATCTGAAGATATTACGGAAAAAATTGAAACAGAAGAAAAACCAGAAGAAGTAATTCAGGAAATAACAGAAAATGAAGAAGCCCAACAACAAAACGATATTATTCAGGAAAATGAAGAAGTTTCAGTAACAGAAACTTTAAAAAAAAAAGATGAAGAAACAAAAGAAGAGATAAAAAAGGCAAAAAAACATTATCAGGACATGAAGGTGGCAGATTTAAAGACAAAAGTAAACAGTCTTAAACTTGGGTACACTTGGAACCAGATAAAGACAATGCCAAAGAAAAAATTAATAGAAATTTTGATAAAAAATAATCAGGAGGAATAG
- a CDS encoding ANTAR domain-containing response regulator translates to MRKIIVVDDEPITRMDICEILREANYDVVAEAGDGFDAIEQSKKYNPDFVIMDVKMPILDGLKAAKVIREQKLSRGIVLLTAYSNKEFIEEAKNIGIIGYIVKPIDEKSFIPNLEIIFNKQEEFEKLEKKYLKTSQKLEDRKKIDIAKSILMKTRNFTENEAYEYIRTLSMNKRCDMGKIADIIILSGDEDA, encoded by the coding sequence ATGAGAAAAATAATAGTTGTAGATGATGAGCCGATAACAAGGATGGATATTTGTGAAATACTTAGAGAAGCCAATTATGATGTAGTTGCGGAGGCAGGTGATGGATTTGATGCAATAGAACAGAGCAAAAAATATAATCCTGATTTTGTAATAATGGATGTCAAGATGCCAATACTGGACGGATTAAAGGCAGCGAAAGTAATAAGAGAACAAAAATTGTCTAGAGGTATTGTTTTACTTACAGCATATTCCAATAAAGAATTTATAGAGGAAGCAAAAAATATAGGAATAATAGGATATATAGTGAAACCCATCGACGAAAAGTCCTTTATTCCTAACCTGGAGATTATATTTAACAAACAGGAAGAATTTGAAAAACTGGAGAAAAAATATTTGAAAACAAGTCAAAAGCTGGAGGATAGAAAAAAAATTGATATAGCCAAAAGTATTTTGATGAAAACAAGGAATTTTACTGAAAATGAAGCATATGAGTACATAAGAACACTTAGTATGAACAAAAGGTGCGATATGGGAAAAATAGCCGATATTATAATTTTATCTGGAGATGAAGATGCTTAG
- a CDS encoding EutP/PduV family microcompartment system protein → MKRILLIGKSMCGKTTLTQRIHGLDIKYEKTQMLTYSNDILDTPGEYMENRMLYKALIVSSYDCDVIGMVQACDEEHNVFPPGFSTAFTKPVIGIVTKSDLGGDVKKACEILENAGAEQVFVVSSYENEGIEELVKYLEDASE, encoded by the coding sequence TTGAAAAGAATACTTTTAATAGGGAAATCCATGTGCGGTAAAACAACATTAACTCAGAGAATACATGGACTGGATATAAAATATGAAAAAACACAGATGTTAACGTATTCTAACGACATACTTGACACTCCAGGCGAATATATGGAAAATAGAATGCTTTACAAAGCACTAATTGTAAGCTCGTATGATTGTGATGTTATAGGGATGGTACAAGCGTGTGACGAAGAGCATAATGTGTTTCCGCCAGGATTTTCAACAGCTTTTACAAAGCCTGTAATTGGAATTGTAACTAAATCTGATTTGGGCGGAGATGTGAAAAAGGCTTGTGAAATATTGGAAAATGCAGGAGCTGAACAAGTTTTTGTTGTAAGTTCTTATGAAAACGAAGGAATTGAGGAGCTTGTAAAATATTTGGAAGATGCTTCCGAGTAG
- the eutD gene encoding ethanolamine utilization phosphate acetyltransferase EutD, whose protein sequence is MYRNELERIIREKLQEIMGAEKDDTFMVEASGRHVHLTKEHVEALFGEGYELTPVKDLSQPGQFAAKERVRVIGPKGEFSNVAILGPCRNFSQVELSLTDCREIGVKGVIRESGKIEGTPGILLGVGDKYVHLDKGVIVAKRHIHMTREDAERFSVKDGETVKVKIHSDRPLIFDDVLIRVRDSFRLSMHIDFDEANSCGYISGVTGSIEK, encoded by the coding sequence ATGTATAGAAATGAATTGGAGAGAATAATAAGAGAAAAATTACAGGAAATAATGGGTGCAGAAAAAGATGATACCTTTATGGTTGAGGCTTCGGGACGACATGTACATCTTACAAAGGAACACGTAGAAGCACTTTTTGGAGAAGGTTATGAATTGACTCCTGTAAAGGATTTATCACAGCCAGGACAATTTGCAGCTAAGGAAAGAGTTAGGGTAATCGGACCAAAAGGCGAATTTTCCAATGTTGCAATATTAGGACCATGCAGAAATTTTTCTCAAGTGGAATTATCACTTACTGACTGCCGTGAAATTGGAGTCAAGGGAGTAATAAGAGAAAGTGGAAAAATCGAAGGAACACCCGGAATATTACTAGGTGTAGGAGATAAATATGTGCATCTGGATAAAGGTGTTATTGTTGCCAAAAGACATATTCATATGACAAGAGAAGATGCAGAAAGATTTTCTGTAAAAGACGGTGAAACTGTAAAAGTAAAAATTCACAGCGACAGACCGTTAATATTTGATGATGTTTTGATAAGAGTAAGGGACAGCTTTAGACTGAGCATGCATATAGACTTTGATGAAGCCAATTCTTGCGGATATATTTCAGGAGTGACTGGAAGTATTGAAAAGTAG
- the eutM gene encoding ethanolamine utilization microcompartment protein EutM, whose product MATLNALGMIETKGLVAAIEAADAMVKAANVTLIGKEHVGGGLVTVLVRGDVGAVKAATDAGAAAAERVGELISIHVIPRPHGEVETILPR is encoded by the coding sequence ATGGCAACATTAAATGCACTAGGAATGATAGAAACAAAAGGATTAGTGGCTGCGATAGAAGCTGCGGATGCAATGGTAAAAGCAGCAAACGTAACATTAATTGGTAAAGAACATGTAGGTGGAGGATTAGTAACAGTTCTTGTAAGAGGAGATGTGGGAGCTGTTAAGGCTGCGACAGATGCAGGAGCTGCTGCTGCAGAAAGAGTTGGAGAATTGATTTCAATTCATGTAATTCCACGTCCACATGGGGAAGTAGAAACTATTTTGCCTAGATAA
- a CDS encoding BMC domain-containing protein, whose translation MIQEYVPGRQLTLAHIIANPQRDLSKKIGLHENKVNAIGILTITPGEAAIIAADLATKSAGVEIGFVDRFTGSVVISGDVGSVDAAVNEVVSYFANILKFSITQITRS comes from the coding sequence ATGATACAGGAATATGTGCCTGGTAGGCAACTAACATTGGCTCATATAATTGCAAATCCCCAAAGAGATTTATCAAAAAAAATAGGACTTCATGAAAACAAGGTAAATGCTATCGGAATTTTGACAATAACTCCAGGAGAAGCAGCAATAATTGCCGCAGATCTAGCTACGAAAAGTGCTGGAGTTGAAATAGGATTTGTTGACAGATTTACAGGATCCGTTGTAATAAGCGGAGATGTAGGTAGCGTAGATGCTGCTGTAAATGAGGTAGTTTCCTACTTTGCAAATATATTAAAATTTAGCATAACTCAAATAACGAGGTCATAA
- a CDS encoding 1-propanol dehydrogenase PduQ — protein MGLFQIKPDIHYGANSLDILRTLEMEKVFLVTDENMVKLKVTNKVVNILKSREIETKIYSDVKPDPTDEEIINGMLELSAYNPDCIIALGGGSPIDACKSMIYFTNQIKKAIGQNKKPKFIAIPTTSGTGSEVTSYAVVTTKDKKIPLSDSEMLPDIAILNPEFIKTLPPSIIADTGMDVLTHAIEAYVSRSRNLFTNTLALGAIKTVFADLVSNFENPQLERERIDLQIASCMAGVAFSNAGLGINHSIAHSLGARFHKPHGRLNAVIMPKVIKFNAQNKNAARYYREIAEALGFTPKEDAEGVEMLAKAIKMRAAKMGIPNNLRELGIPEEQYFSEMESIIDQIENDLCTGENPRRFNRIEMKQLLKDLY, from the coding sequence ATGGGGTTATTTCAAATAAAACCGGATATTCATTATGGTGCTAATTCTTTGGATATATTAAGAACGCTGGAAATGGAAAAAGTATTTTTAGTTACAGATGAAAATATGGTAAAACTAAAAGTTACAAATAAAGTTGTTAATATTTTAAAATCACGAGAAATAGAAACTAAAATATATTCGGATGTAAAGCCTGATCCCACTGATGAGGAAATTATAAACGGAATGCTGGAATTAAGTGCATATAATCCTGACTGCATAATAGCACTTGGAGGAGGTTCCCCAATAGATGCCTGCAAATCAATGATTTATTTTACAAATCAGATAAAAAAGGCAATTGGACAAAATAAAAAGCCAAAATTTATTGCAATCCCTACAACGAGCGGAACAGGGTCAGAAGTAACGTCTTATGCAGTTGTTACAACAAAAGATAAAAAAATACCACTAAGTGACAGTGAAATGCTGCCAGATATAGCAATCTTAAATCCAGAATTTATAAAAACTCTTCCACCATCAATAATTGCAGACACTGGAATGGATGTTTTGACACACGCCATAGAAGCATATGTTTCAAGATCTAGAAATCTGTTTACAAATACACTTGCACTAGGAGCAATAAAAACTGTTTTTGCTGATTTGGTAAGCAATTTTGAAAATCCTCAGCTTGAAAGAGAAAGAATTGATTTACAGATTGCTTCGTGCATGGCAGGAGTAGCATTCAGCAATGCAGGATTAGGAATAAATCACAGCATAGCACATTCACTAGGAGCAAGATTTCATAAGCCGCATGGACGGCTTAATGCAGTAATAATGCCAAAAGTTATAAAGTTTAATGCACAAAATAAGAATGCGGCAAGATATTACCGTGAAATTGCTGAAGCGTTGGGATTTACACCTAAAGAAGATGCAGAAGGTGTAGAAATGCTAGCAAAAGCAATCAAAATGAGAGCGGCTAAAATGGGAATACCAAATAATTTAAGAGAACTAGGAATCCCAGAGGAACAATATTTTTCTGAAATGGAAAGTATCATTGATCAGATAGAAAATGATCTGTGTACAGGGGAAAATCCTAGACGATTTAACAGAATTGAAATGAAGCAGTTATTGAAAGATTTATATTAA
- a CDS encoding EutN/CcmL family microcompartment protein: protein MLIGKVVDNVWATRKDEKLKGLKLMVVEVEGTGEGHGSRKMVAADYIGSGQGDKVIIVTGSSARHIFDAETPVDATIVGIIDSLESEKE from the coding sequence ATGTTAATTGGAAAAGTTGTGGATAATGTCTGGGCAACAAGGAAGGATGAAAAACTAAAAGGATTAAAACTTATGGTAGTTGAAGTAGAAGGAACTGGCGAAGGGCATGGAAGCAGAAAAATGGTAGCGGCAGATTACATTGGATCTGGACAAGGTGACAAGGTAATAATTGTTACAGGAAGTTCTGCAAGACATATATTTGACGCTGAAACTCCTGTGGATGCAACTATTGTAGGAATAATAGACAGTTTGGAGTCGGAAAAGGAGTAA
- a CDS encoding sensor histidine kinase, with translation MLRTICKQYTELSNKDIEKLEKICEGLPVMSKLLKADVFIDCMTENRDTAIVVAEANPRRGSSYTQSVVGKFAYRKNEPAVLRTLETGHPSRDYKALTQENKSVTQNVVPIRSDEESGEIIAVLIVEEGMNEENINKELSFLNNATDDILMSSVGMLRERKIIDYINDGIIIFNEEGLCIYANSRAKYVYRKIGYKDFFLGEKFDNIVIDDVEFEDVLSGKVSEKSDVNISNMVLSLEYILVKETKDVKNVVLFIKDITEIKIKEKELILKSVAIKEIHHRVKNNLQTIASLLRIQARKTDDKAVKAAFSDSINRILSISVTHELLAQNGLDELEIKEVINKILKNSVRENLEGHLKLKIDVIGDNFEINSDKATTIALIVNELVENCIKHAFKGRSRGHITIKVKSGEMKSRIFISDDGIGMDEKNFEKGSIGLQIVKSLVKEKLYGNLDIKTGNKGTEISFGFEN, from the coding sequence ATGCTTAGAACGATATGTAAACAATATACGGAGCTTTCAAATAAAGATATTGAAAAGCTGGAGAAAATATGTGAAGGGCTTCCAGTTATGAGCAAGTTATTAAAAGCAGACGTATTTATTGATTGTATGACGGAAAATAGAGATACAGCGATTGTAGTTGCCGAGGCAAATCCAAGGCGAGGTTCGAGCTACACTCAGAGCGTTGTAGGGAAATTTGCCTATAGAAAAAATGAGCCTGCGGTATTAAGAACGCTGGAAACTGGACATCCATCACGAGATTATAAGGCATTGACACAGGAAAATAAAAGCGTAACACAGAATGTAGTGCCTATAAGAAGTGATGAGGAATCTGGAGAAATAATAGCTGTTCTTATAGTCGAAGAGGGCATGAATGAGGAAAATATTAACAAGGAACTGAGTTTTCTTAATAATGCGACTGATGATATTCTTATGAGCTCTGTTGGAATGTTGCGGGAACGTAAAATAATCGACTACATCAATGATGGAATTATAATTTTTAATGAAGAAGGTCTGTGCATATACGCTAATTCCAGAGCTAAATATGTATACAGGAAGATTGGCTATAAGGATTTTTTCCTTGGAGAAAAATTTGATAATATAGTAATTGATGATGTTGAATTTGAGGATGTGCTAAGTGGAAAAGTAAGTGAAAAATCAGATGTAAACATATCAAATATGGTTTTGAGTTTGGAATATATATTGGTAAAGGAAACAAAAGATGTTAAAAATGTCGTTTTATTTATAAAAGATATTACAGAAATTAAAATCAAGGAAAAGGAACTGATTTTAAAATCAGTTGCAATTAAAGAAATTCATCACAGAGTAAAAAATAATTTACAAACCATTGCAAGTTTGCTTCGGATACAGGCAAGAAAAACAGATGATAAAGCTGTAAAAGCGGCATTTAGTGATAGTATAAACAGAATATTAAGCATATCAGTTACTCATGAATTACTTGCTCAGAATGGACTAGATGAATTGGAAATAAAGGAAGTTATAAATAAAATTCTGAAAAATTCGGTAAGAGAAAATTTGGAAGGACATTTAAAACTAAAAATAGATGTAATCGGAGATAATTTTGAAATCAATTCAGACAAGGCAACAACAATTGCACTTATAGTAAATGAACTTGTGGAAAATTGTATAAAGCACGCTTTTAAGGGGCGTAGCAGAGGACATATAACAATTAAAGTAAAAAGTGGAGAGATGAAATCCCGTATTTTCATAAGTGATGATGGGATTGGAATGGACGAAAAGAACTTTGAAAAAGGGAGTATCGGATTGCAGATAGTGAAAAGTCTTGTAAAGGAAAAACTTTATGGGAATCTGGATATAAAGACTGGTAATAAGGGAACTGAAATCAGTTTTGGGTTTGAAAATTGA